In Papaver somniferum cultivar HN1 chromosome 1, ASM357369v1, whole genome shotgun sequence, a genomic segment contains:
- the LOC113335537 gene encoding uncharacterized protein LOC113335537, whose product MQKIYEPGHSFPWKMSDFESLIAFINSHDIFINCQGLVITTTFPRETTSSHRPNMNRIVRFWSHDVLNLGLYGLPVLPVPFREVRYMKIGGSALVENPKENELAASLAACTEERDREKAEKQALATKVSRLEATISNLKSKNYLFNQKNM is encoded by the exons ATGCAAAAAATTTACGAACCAG GTCACTCTTTCCCATGGAAGATGAGTGATTTTGAATCTTTGATAGCTTTCATCAATAGTCACGACATATTTATCAACTGTCAAGGTTTGGTGATTACCACAACTTTCCCtcgagaaacaacgtcttctcaCCGCCCCAACATGAATCGAATAGTGAGATTTTGGTCACATGATGTACTCAACTTGGGTCTCTATGGGCTACCTGTTTTGCCAGTTCCTTTCCGAGAAGTTCGATATATGAAAATAGGAGGGTCTGCTCTTGTTGAAAATCCTAAAGAAAATGAATTAGCTGCAAGTTTGGCTGCGTGCACGGAAGAACGAGATCGAGAAAAGGCTGAGAAACAAGCTCTGGCGACAAAAGTTTCCCGTCTAGAAGCCACGATTTCTAATCTGAAATCCAAAAACTACTTGTTCAACCAGAAAAACATGTGA
- the LOC113312683 gene encoding uncharacterized protein LOC113312683 isoform X1 produces MSTWCKNHDHYECQQELISKLVESQEAMFDKLVKSQEAMFSRLCKVLIKQSNDDDQTGEGSADEDEDSGLIEKEERTNEVTDDNDEEEDEQNSDIQNIESDHEQGGQIMSTETALEGYEHLFKAAKSGDWKDATEFFGNNPEAMQMITNDEWKTALRIAVLNNQLLSLEEIVKLMPPEALQYDARARASTALHDAAMYGYTEAAEVLVNNNFRLTQIRDTKGRVPLQLAVQAVTIGQTETVKYLYSVTRHVKPSPFLGHDGARLLCSTIDANFYDIALSLVKRFPKLVTEKSREHGICGLESITQRPFAFLSGAKLTWWQRKIYALTPVDMDSTSNHGAQADERTASTSVECTQQDEENPLYISEVPQVLEKNLSKSSNVNSTIADKGIMAIFASVYHMPNMTRVLHIKQYLYRQKLMHKQALALVREMFGQIDKAVTDKSQIVEYFSENSNLIKTAIKNGTKEVIVECLKKFPFLIWHQLGGQTMIQMAIAERNEKIFDVICETSGKDKIDLVSRKDKKGYTLLHHAAKIAPPLQLNSVSGAALQVQRELQWFRGVESLIPVEDKFRRNRKGFTAQYLFTQQHKKLVEKGGQWMKDTSGSCMVVAALITTVAFAAVFTVPGGNISDTNSAKNGTPIFLRKTSFTVFIIADALALFSSITSVLMFLAILTSRHAEIDFFKSLPQKLIIGLATLFISMATILVAFGASLFIVLGDRFPWSPIPITLFGCIPLSLFASLQLPLFIEMVRSTYWNSLLGNHRYVQQSNDKEKVN; encoded by the exons ATGTCTACTTGGTGCAAAAATCATGATCATTATGAATGTCAGCAAGAATTAATATCTAAGCTTGTTGAATCCCAAGAAGCAATGTTTGATAAGCTTGTTAAATCTCAAGAAGCCATGTTTAGTAGGCTTTGCAAAGTACTCATCAAGCAGAGTAATGATGATGATCAAACTGGTGAAGGATCcgcggatgaagatgaagattctgGGTTAATTGAAAAGGAAGAAAGAACAAATGAGGTAACTGATGataacgatgaagaagaggacgaACAAAATAGCGATATTCAAAACATTGAATCAG ACCACGAACAGGGTGGTCAAATTATGAGTACTGAAACTGCTTTGGAGGGATACGAGCATCTATTCAAGGCAGCAAAATCTGGTGACTGGAAAGATGCAACAGAATTTTTCGGAAACAATCCAGAAGCGATGCAGATGATTACGAATGATGAATGGAAAACAGCACTGCGTATAGCGGTACTTAATAATCAGTTGTTGTCTTTGGAGGAGATTGTGAAACTCATGCCACCAGAGGCACTCCAGTATGACGCAAGGGCGAGAGCATCCACAGCACTTCATGATGCTGCCATGTATGGATACACTGAGGCAGCTGAAGTGTTGGTAAACAACAACTTCAGATTGACACAGATACGCGATACAAAAGGAAGGGTACCTCTCCAATTAGCTGTTCAAGCTGTCACAATTGGGCAAACAGAGACGGTTAAGTATCTTTACTCTGTAACGAGACATGTGAAGCCAAGTCCATTCTTAGGTCATGATGGTGCTAGATTATTATGCAGTACAATTGATGCGAACTTTTACG ATATAGCACTGTCACTTGTCAAAAGGTTTCCCAAGTTGGTTACAGAGAAGTCACGGGAGCATGGTATATGCGGATTAGAGTCAATAACTCAGAGGCCATTTGCATTTCTCAGTGGTGCAAAGCTGACATGGTGGCAACGCAAAATTTATGCAT TAACTCCTGTGGACATGGATTCTACATCGAACCATGGCGCCCAGGCAGACGAACGGACTGCTTCTACATCAGTAGAATGCACCCAACAAGATGAAGAGAACCCTTTATATATCTCGGAAGTCCCCCAAGTACTTGAAAAAAATCTTTCCAAGAGCTCAAATGTCAACTCAACAATCGCTGATAAAGGGATAATGGCCATATTCGCATCAGTTTATCACATGCCCAATATGACGCGAG ttcttcatatcaaGCAGTACTTATACCGACAGAAGTTGATGCACAAACAAGCCCTCGCATTAGTCAGAGAAATGTTCGGGCAGATCGATAAAGCAGTAACGGACAAGTCTCAGATAGTAGAGTATTTTAGTGAGAACTCGAACCTCATAAAGACAGCTATAAAGAATGGTACTAAAGAGGTTATAGTGGAGTGTCTTAAAAAGTTTCCTTTCCTTATTTGGCATCAATTAGGGGGACAGACAATGATACAAATGGCTATTGCCGAGCGAAATGAAAAGATTTTCGATGTCATATGTGAAACCAGTGGTAAAGATAAGATCGATTTGGTTTCCAGAAAAGATAAAAAGGGTTACACTCTCTTGCATCACGCTGCCAAGATTGCACCTCCACTGCAACTCAATTCTGTAAGCGGTGCAGCTCTCCAGGTGCAACGTGAATTGCAATGGTTTAGG GGGGTGGAGAGTCTTATACCGGTAGAAGATAAGTTTAGGAGAAACAGAAAAGGATTTACAGCTCAGTACTTATTTACACAACAACACAAGAAATTGGTAGAAAAAGGAGGGCAATGGATGAAAGACACATCTGGATCGTGCATGGTAGTTGCTGCCCTCATTACTACTGTGGCATTTGCAGCTGTTTTCACGGTCCCGGGAGGTAATATTAGTGATACTAATAGCGCCAAGAATGGTACACCAATTTTCTTGCGAAAGACCTCATTCACGGTCTTTATTATAGCAGATGCACTAGCTCTATTCTCTTCCATCACATCTGTGCTTATGTTCTTAGCTATTCTTACGTCCAGACATGCGGAAATAGACTTTTTCAAATCCCTGCCACAAAAACTGATTATTGGTCTTGCAACTCTATTTATATCTATGGCCACCATATTGGTAGCTTTTGGCGCATCACTGTTTATCGTGCTCGGTGATAGATTCCCATGGTCTCCAATTCCCATAACATTGTTTGGTTGTATTCCTTTGAGCTTGTTTGCATCATTGCAGTTGCCATTGTTTATTGAAATGGTTCGCTCCACATACTGGAATAGCCTCTTGGGGAATCACAGATATGTTCAACAAAGTAATGATAAAGAGAAGGTGAATTAA
- the LOC113312683 gene encoding uncharacterized protein LOC113312683 isoform X2, whose protein sequence is MSTWCKNHDHYECQQELISKLVESQEAMFDKLVKSQEAMFSRLCKVLIKQSNDDDQTGEGSADEDEDSGLIEKEERTNEVTDDNDEEEDEQNSDIQNIESDHEQGGQIMSTETALEGYEHLFKAAKSGDWKDATEFFGNNPEAMQMITNDEWKTALRIAVLNNQLLSLEEIVKLMPPEALQYDARARASTALHDAAMYGYTEAAEVLVNNNFRLTQIRDTKGRVPLQLAVQAVTIGQTETVKYLYSVTRHVKPSPFLGHDGARLLCSTIDANFYDIALSLVKRFPKLVTEKSREHGICGLESITQRPFAFLSGAKLTWWQRKIYALTPVDMDSTSNHGAQADERTASTSVECTQQDEENPLYISEVPQVLEKNLSKSSNVNSTIADKGIMAIFASVYHMPNMTRVLHIKQYLYRQKLMHKQALALVREMFGQIDKAVTDKSQIVEYFRGQTMIQMAIAERNEKIFDVICETSGKDKIDLVSRKDKKGYTLLHHAAKIAPPLQLNSVSGAALQVQRELQWFRGVESLIPVEDKFRRNRKGFTAQYLFTQQHKKLVEKGGQWMKDTSGSCMVVAALITTVAFAAVFTVPGGNISDTNSAKNGTPIFLRKTSFTVFIIADALALFSSITSVLMFLAILTSRHAEIDFFKSLPQKLIIGLATLFISMATILVAFGASLFIVLGDRFPWSPIPITLFGCIPLSLFASLQLPLFIEMVRSTYWNSLLGNHRYVQQSNDKEKVN, encoded by the exons ATGTCTACTTGGTGCAAAAATCATGATCATTATGAATGTCAGCAAGAATTAATATCTAAGCTTGTTGAATCCCAAGAAGCAATGTTTGATAAGCTTGTTAAATCTCAAGAAGCCATGTTTAGTAGGCTTTGCAAAGTACTCATCAAGCAGAGTAATGATGATGATCAAACTGGTGAAGGATCcgcggatgaagatgaagattctgGGTTAATTGAAAAGGAAGAAAGAACAAATGAGGTAACTGATGataacgatgaagaagaggacgaACAAAATAGCGATATTCAAAACATTGAATCAG ACCACGAACAGGGTGGTCAAATTATGAGTACTGAAACTGCTTTGGAGGGATACGAGCATCTATTCAAGGCAGCAAAATCTGGTGACTGGAAAGATGCAACAGAATTTTTCGGAAACAATCCAGAAGCGATGCAGATGATTACGAATGATGAATGGAAAACAGCACTGCGTATAGCGGTACTTAATAATCAGTTGTTGTCTTTGGAGGAGATTGTGAAACTCATGCCACCAGAGGCACTCCAGTATGACGCAAGGGCGAGAGCATCCACAGCACTTCATGATGCTGCCATGTATGGATACACTGAGGCAGCTGAAGTGTTGGTAAACAACAACTTCAGATTGACACAGATACGCGATACAAAAGGAAGGGTACCTCTCCAATTAGCTGTTCAAGCTGTCACAATTGGGCAAACAGAGACGGTTAAGTATCTTTACTCTGTAACGAGACATGTGAAGCCAAGTCCATTCTTAGGTCATGATGGTGCTAGATTATTATGCAGTACAATTGATGCGAACTTTTACG ATATAGCACTGTCACTTGTCAAAAGGTTTCCCAAGTTGGTTACAGAGAAGTCACGGGAGCATGGTATATGCGGATTAGAGTCAATAACTCAGAGGCCATTTGCATTTCTCAGTGGTGCAAAGCTGACATGGTGGCAACGCAAAATTTATGCAT TAACTCCTGTGGACATGGATTCTACATCGAACCATGGCGCCCAGGCAGACGAACGGACTGCTTCTACATCAGTAGAATGCACCCAACAAGATGAAGAGAACCCTTTATATATCTCGGAAGTCCCCCAAGTACTTGAAAAAAATCTTTCCAAGAGCTCAAATGTCAACTCAACAATCGCTGATAAAGGGATAATGGCCATATTCGCATCAGTTTATCACATGCCCAATATGACGCGAG ttcttcatatcaaGCAGTACTTATACCGACAGAAGTTGATGCACAAACAAGCCCTCGCATTAGTCAGAGAAATGTTCGGGCAGATCGATAAAGCAGTAACGGACAAGTCTCAGATAGTAGAGTATTTTA GGGGACAGACAATGATACAAATGGCTATTGCCGAGCGAAATGAAAAGATTTTCGATGTCATATGTGAAACCAGTGGTAAAGATAAGATCGATTTGGTTTCCAGAAAAGATAAAAAGGGTTACACTCTCTTGCATCACGCTGCCAAGATTGCACCTCCACTGCAACTCAATTCTGTAAGCGGTGCAGCTCTCCAGGTGCAACGTGAATTGCAATGGTTTAGG GGGGTGGAGAGTCTTATACCGGTAGAAGATAAGTTTAGGAGAAACAGAAAAGGATTTACAGCTCAGTACTTATTTACACAACAACACAAGAAATTGGTAGAAAAAGGAGGGCAATGGATGAAAGACACATCTGGATCGTGCATGGTAGTTGCTGCCCTCATTACTACTGTGGCATTTGCAGCTGTTTTCACGGTCCCGGGAGGTAATATTAGTGATACTAATAGCGCCAAGAATGGTACACCAATTTTCTTGCGAAAGACCTCATTCACGGTCTTTATTATAGCAGATGCACTAGCTCTATTCTCTTCCATCACATCTGTGCTTATGTTCTTAGCTATTCTTACGTCCAGACATGCGGAAATAGACTTTTTCAAATCCCTGCCACAAAAACTGATTATTGGTCTTGCAACTCTATTTATATCTATGGCCACCATATTGGTAGCTTTTGGCGCATCACTGTTTATCGTGCTCGGTGATAGATTCCCATGGTCTCCAATTCCCATAACATTGTTTGGTTGTATTCCTTTGAGCTTGTTTGCATCATTGCAGTTGCCATTGTTTATTGAAATGGTTCGCTCCACATACTGGAATAGCCTCTTGGGGAATCACAGATATGTTCAACAAAGTAATGATAAAGAGAAGGTGAATTAA